In the genome of Streptomyces sp. NBC_00433, the window CCTCCGCCTGGTCGCCGCCGGCACCACGAACAGGGAGGCCGCCCGCCGCCTGTTCATCAGCGAGGCCACCGTCAAGACCCACCTGCTGCACCTGTACGCCAAGCTCGGCGTACGCGACCGCGCCGCCGCCGTGGCAGCCGCGTACAAAGCGGGCCTGCTCACCTGAGAGGCGCTTTCACCGGATCCGGGGGATGATGGAGGCGACCTGCAGCCCAGGCCGGGAGGCAGCATGGACTACCCGGAAACGTACGAGCTGGTGTTCCACGCCGCCGCGGTCGAGGACGACGCGGTGCTGGTCCACCGGACCGACCGGGCCGGCGCCGGCGGCTACCCCATCTACCAGGACGAGACCGGTATCGTCCGCGCCGAGATCAGTGCGGACGGCGAAGTCCGCATGGTCGCCAGCGGCGGCCACCA includes:
- a CDS encoding DUF6296 family protein, whose protein sequence is MDYPETYELVFHAAAVEDDAVLVHRTDRAGAGGYPIYQDETGIVRAEISADGEVRMVASGGHQTPDTPLTVRCVRP